Part of the Paenibacillus guangzhouensis genome is shown below.
TGGGCCGCGTGCGACATTCACGAACACAGCGGTCTGCTTCATCAGACCGAATTCACGCGCGCCGATCATCCCCCTCGTCTCCGGCGTCAGCGGCAGCATGAGCAGCACATAATCCGACGTCGCGAGCAGCTCGTCCAATCCCACATATGTGACGCCTAACTTCTCTTCAACATCGGGCTTCCGATTACGATTGTAATACTGCACATTCATCTCAAATCCAAACCTGGCACGTCTCGCAATCGCTTCGCCAATTCGCCCCATCCCTATAATACCTAAGGTAGCATGGTGTATATCCAGCCCATACAGCTCCTCTTCTTGCCCCTTCTTCCATCGGCCTTCCCTGACCCATGCATGCAATTCCGTAACGCGCCGTCCAGCAGCCAGAATTAAGGCGAATGCTAAGTCAGCGACGGTCTCATCCAGCACGTGTGGCGTATGTGTCGCAAGGATGCCACGTGCGATAATAGGCTCTAGTCGCAAGTTATTATAGCCTACAGCATTATTTGAGATCACTCTTAAACGCGGGGCCGCTGCGATGACTTCCGATGTTACGGGCGTTCCGCTCAAGAGCACGCCTTCCGCATCCCCAATTTCTTCGATTAGCTGTTCTTTGGTGATCGCTTCATTTCCGTTCCAATAACGAACTTCACAATGCGCTTCGAGATATTCCGCTACTTCGCCTGGAACCTTTTTAGCAACATAGATACTCGGTTTCATATTCTGCCCCTCCATCGTCTGGTTATCTGTTACCATCATAATCCATCCCTAGGCAAAAAAACAGCCTGAACCACATGAACCATGTGACTCAGACTGCCTCTTAATTCCCTCGTGCACCTCGAAATTTCTGTGCGTAGGCTCTTGCATCCTCTGCGGTACGGACGCGGTTACGCATCCATTCGAGCAGAATGCGATCGATATAGCGGAAGTGAACTTTACCAGCGAACACCGCTTCCTTCAGTGCCAACAAGATGAGTTCCTCCGGGTACTGATCTTGATCCAGCCACCCTGAGATCGTCTCACATTCCATTGGCGATAACGGGCGGCCGAATTCACGTTCGAAAATGATGAAAAGGTTGCTCTCTTCACTCTCGCCAGCTGCAAAGGCTGTACCACTACCCTGGGATCTGCCATTTCGCTGTTCTTGCTTCCGCTCTTCTTTCACATCTTCGGATAAGAGCTGCCCCAGCTTCTCGTAAATACCCGAAAGATTATAACGTTCATATTGAATCCCGGTCTGGGGATCGACTTCTTCATCAATCGATAAATATTGATCGCGCATGAGCTTCTGTATGGCTTTGATGACTGTATCCGGTGAAGCGCCCATGCGATCCTGCAATTCTTCAATCGTCGGGAAGGCATTCTGCTCCATTTGCTGGAACCCGGTTAATTGAAGAATCAGCATCATGTCCGTATCACTGAGCTTCATGCGGCGATAATATCGAAGAAGTGCATAGGGAAAGTGAATACTGCCCACTTCCATCCCAAGCGAGATCCCCTTGGCAAATGCCCGCCATGCTTCACTGCTCAAGTCAGCTCACCTCCATCCCCTCATCATAGCATCGATTGAGGTTTATGGATACAAACGATAGAGCATCCGTGGGAACGGAATTGTCTCCCGTACATGATCAAGTCCGCAAATCCATGCAACGGTACGCTCAAGTCCAAGACCGAAGCCGGAATGAGGCACCGTACCATATTTGCGTAGATCTAGGTACCATTGATACGCTTCCGTGGACAGCTCATGCTCCGTGAACCGCTCTTCGAGCAGTGCCGGGTCGTCGATCCGCTGGGAACCACCAATGATCTCGCCATAACCTTCTGGCGCAATCATATCCGCACAGAGGACCACATCAGGATTGCTTGGATCTGGTTTCATATAGAATGCTTTGATCTTCGTCGGGTAATGCGTGATGAATACCGGTGTCTCGTATTTCTCCGCAATCGCTGTCTCATGCGGCGCACCGAAATCCTCACCCCAAGGAATATCATGGCCAGTCTCGTTCAAGAATTTGATCGCGTCATCATACGTAATGCGCGGGAACGGTCCAACGATCTTCTCCAATTTGGAAATATCGCGGCCAATCGTCTCAAGCTCGCTGCGGCAATTATCCAATACGGATTTCACGACATAAGCGATGAAAGACTCCTGCACACGCAAGTTCTCTTCATGATCGACGAACGCCATCTCGGGCTCGATCATCCAGAACTCGATCAAGTGACGGCGTGTCTTCGATTTCTCCGCACGGAACGTCGGTCCGAAGGAATAGACTTTACCAAGCGCCATCGCTGCAGCTTCCATATAGAGCTGACCGCTCTGTGTCAGGTATGCATCTTCGTCGAAGTACTTCGTATGGAACAAGTTCGTTGTCCCTTCACAAGATGAAGGTGTAAGAATCGGTGGATCGACGAGCGTAAATCCGTTATTATCGAAGAAATCTTGGATCGCTTTAATAATTTGCGAACGAATCACCAGAATTGCACGCTGTTTCGGCGCACGCAGCCAGAGATGGCGGTGATCCATAAGAAAATCGATGCCATGCTCTTTTGGCGTAATCGGGTAGTTCTCCGTAATGTGAATCACTTCGATGCCCGTAACCGTCATCTCATAGCCCGATTGGCTGCGCGGCTCTTCGCGAATCTCACCTGTAACGTAGAGAGAGCTTTCTTGCGTTAAGCTTTTCGCCGCATCCCATACCTCTTCAGGCACTTCACTGCGAACGACAACGCCTTGGATATACCCCGTACCGTCGCGCAATTGCAGGAATTGAATTTTACCGCTTGAACGCTTATTGTGCACCCAGCAGCCGATTCTTACAGGCTGTCCGACGTGCTGACTTACTTGACGAATGACAGTTTGTGCAGCCATCCTAATTCTCCCCTTTAACAACAATTGATATTGCTTATTTCGATTCTACCACCAAGCGATGCGTATCGCGAGCGATCATTAATTCTTCGTTCGTCGGTACAACAAGCACTTTCACTCTGGAGTTCGTCGTTGAGATGAAGCGCGGCTCTTTGGAACGTACGAGATTCGCTTCTTTGTCTAGTTCAATGCCGAGGAATGTCAATTGCTCGAGCAGACGCTCACGCAGCACAGAAGCATTCTCACCGACACCTGCTGTAAATACAAGTACGTCCACACCGTTCATAGCTGCCGCATAAGCACCAATGTACTTACGAATCCGGTATTCGTACATTTCGAAGGCGAGTGTCGAATTCGGCTCATTTTTTTGCATGCCATCGATAATTTCACGCATGTCACTGCTCACACCAGAGATTGCAAGCAAGCCGCTGTGTTTGTTTAACATCGAGTTGACTTCATTTACCGTTAAATCTTCTTTGTTCATGACAAATGGAACCACTGCTGGATCAAGATCTCCGCTGCGTGTTCCCATCATTAATCCTTCAAGCGGCGTCATACCCATCGACGTATCAACGGAGATACCGCCTTGAACAGCTGTTAAGCTACCGCCATTTCCGATATGGCAAGTAATGATCTTCAGATCTTTAATGTCGCGTCCTAAAAATTCCGCTGCTTTGGCGCTTACGTAATCATGGGAAGTCCCATGGAATCCATAACGACGAACTTTGTGCTTCTTATACAATACGCGCGGAATGGCATACAAATACGCTTTCTCTGGCATCGTCTGATGGAAAGCTGTATCGAATACGACCACTTGCGGTACGTTAGGCATATTCTTCTCTACCGCCACAATACCGGACATATGCGCTGGATTATGAAGCGGCGCAAGATCGAACAATCGGCGAATTTCCGACTTGGCTTCTGGTGTAACGATCGAAGACTGGCTGAAAGACTCTCCCCCGTGCACGACACGGTGTCCGACAGCATCGATCTCATCAACCGACTTGATCACGCCGACTTGCGGATCAACCAATTTGTCGATTACTTTACGAATGGCAGTCGTATGTTCCAAGATTTCGCTTACTTCGCTAATTTCTTGACCGCCTGTCGGCTCATGGTTCAAGATCGAAGAATCCATCCCGATCCGTTCTACAAGGCCTTTCGCAAGTACAGATTCATCTGTCATGTCGTACAATTGATATTTGACTGAAGAGCTTCCCGCGTTAATAACTAAAATTTTCATACTCGATCCCCATCCTTATCGTACTTGAAAAATCCTTCGCCCGACTTCACGCCCAAATGTCCTGCGCGAACCATCTTCTTCAGCTGTACCGATGGACGGTATTTCAAATCGCCGAACTCACGGAACATACGCTCCATCGCTGCCAATACCGAATCCAGACCAAAACGATCGGCCATCTCGAGCGGACCATGTTGGAACGCATAACCAATACGCATTGCGTCATCGATATCTTCTGCTGTTGCAACACCTTCTTGCAAGACATGCAAAGCTTCATTAATTAAGGTAAGGATAATACGCGATGTCACGAACCCTGGAGATTCGTAGACCATGATGCCTTTTTTGGATACAACTTCTTCAACGAAGTGCTTCGTCTGGACGAATGTATCATCCGACGTCTTCAGACCGCGAATGATCTCCACCAAATTTACTTTCGCTACAGGATAGATGAAGTGCATACCAATAACGCGCGACGGATATTTCGTCGAGCTTGCAAGCTCAGTAAGACTGAGTGTAGACGTGTTACTCGCCAAAATAATATGACCTGGACATACCGCATCCAGTTCCGCGAATACTTGCTTCTTCATTTCCAAATCTTCGGAAATCGTCTCGATCACCATGTCGCATGTTCCAAGCTCTGCAAAATGCGATACTTTGTGGATGCGGGAGAGAATTAATTTCTTCTCCGACATCGTAATGCCCCACTTCTCAAGCTGTTTATCCAGACTTAATTCAATCATGCTGTATGCATAATCTAATTTCTCAGACGATTGCTCCACTAATAATACATCAAGTCCGCGAACCGCCAACATTTCAGCGATTCCTTGACCCATGGTTCCCCCGCCAATGACGCCAATTTTCTTAAATTGCATGGTTCAAACCATCCTTTCCGACAACTCTATATATATCATCTCTCAGAACTCCGCCATCTATTTTAACATGTCGAAAAAAATTAGACAAAAAACCAGCGCACATTTTACGCTGGTAATTGTGTATTGTCACAAAATATTCTTCTAAATTGGTCGCCAGAGACTACTTCTTCCGAAATAAGGAATTCCAAACTCGTCTCAAATACCATTTTATGGGATAATAATTCATTTCGCGTCCGTTCGAACAATTCGTTCATAATTCTTTCGTTTTCCTTCATGCGTTCTTCTTGGGTCACAATCTGGACATTGGTAATGCCCAAATTTGTCAATCCGGCATTCATCATCGTCTCCACAATTTGCAGCGACTGCTCAAAATCATTCGACGATCCTGTACTTCTGCCACCGTAGAAAATCTCTTCTGCTGCAGCTCCGCCTAACGCGATCATAATCTGGCTTTCGAGAAACTCTTTGGTGTGCAGATATTGATCCTTCAGCGGGTTATGACGCACATACCCAAGCGCTTGTCCACGCGGACTGACGGTAACTTGCGCGACACTGCCGGGTCTTACAATCTCAGCCATAATCGCATGACCTAATTCATGAATCGCGACACGACGACGTTCTTCATTGGTCGCTTCCCGATCCGTCTTCTCCCCGAGCATGACTTTATCAATTGCCATCGTCAAATGTCGCTGCTCGATCTGTTCGAGCTTCTCTCGCATGGCATAGATCGCTGCTTCATTCATCACACTCTCAAGCTGCGCGCCAGAGAATCCGAAGGACTGAACGGCAATGGTATCCAACTGCACCGAATTATCCATTGGTTTATTTTCCGCATGGATGTTCAGAATGTGTAATCGACCCTTCTTATCCGGCAAATCGACGCGAATGTGGCGATCAAATCGACCCGGACGAAGCAATGCGCTATCGAGCATTTCCTTGCGATTCGTCGCGGCAATCACTAAAATTCGCGGTGTACCGTTCGAATAGATCCCGTCCATTTCGGTTAACAGCTGATTCAGCGTTTGATCATATTCCTTCTGCTGGCCGCCTTCGCGTTTCCCACCGATGACATCGATCTCATCGATGAATATGATCGCATTTTCTTTCTTCTCTTTGACTGCTTGATCTCTTGCTTTCTTGAACAAATCACGAATTCGGCCTGCGCCGACACCTACGTACATCTCAACAAATTCACTACCTGAAGCCGCAACATAAACGGCGTTGGAATAATGCGCTGCGGCTTTGGCCATGAGCGTTTTCCCGGTTCCAGGCGGCCCCGTTAGCAAGATCCCTTTGAGCGGTCTAATCCCAAACTTCTGGATTTCCTCATGTTTGATCAGAAAATCAAGCGCTTCAATCAGTTCCTGCTTCGCACGATCCTGACCACCAATCTGTTCGAACGTCAAATAACTTGGCTTCGATGACCCGCCGACTCGTCTCTGCTGGCCGCCAACGGCCAAACTGCCGCCTCGACTCTTCATCGCGAGATAAATGACACCCATGACAAGGGCAATGCCTACAAAAGGCAGGATGTTCACCCCAATCATTCCGAGAAAAACAAATAACGCAATCACAAAGCCAAAGACGATTTCTCTCCAAGCTTTAAGCATTTGGCCACACCCCCACGGGCTCACCCTTCCTAGGAAGAATGATATATTTGCTCGCTTTGCCGTCGGTGATGGTAATATATACATTTCGATCATCCATCTCTGCAGATGCATGAACTTGTGGCTGATGTAACGACTTGCTCGTCTCTTCTAACACTTGCGGGACCTCTGTATATTGTTTGTTCTCCATGGCTTGCGCAACGCCGAACAGGGCATGCGACCACCAATCATCAAGCAGAGGAGACGAAGGATTGATGACGGTAATGTTCAGTTTCTTCTCGCCAAGCACTTTATTTCCAGACTGATATATATGTTGAACGATTTCTCGCAAATTCGCGCCGGGTTGAACTTGGATGGCAAGCTGAACATCATTACGCGTAATATTCGCTTTCGCCTCGGATACGGTCGATACTTCTTTGGCTACTTTCTCTACAGGACTTTGCACGGCAACATTCTGATAGAAGAACCAACCGCCGAATAGGACGGCCATCGATCCGACCAGTGTTAGAATTAATGGTTTAACACGTATTTTCAATGTAACGCCCTCCTTCATATCGTATATCACAGAGTATATCACAGAGTATACACGATTGAAGAATGTAATGTGTGGAAGACTTACCATCCTATCTAAAGACAAAGAAAGAGCCTGCCGTAATAGGCAAGCTCTTCGCGATCGACTGCATTACTTCGATTTTCTCAAGGTACGCGTCTCATTCGTATTCGCATGTTTAAAGATATTAATCAAGAGGCAAATCGCGCTTAGGATGATCAGGACGCCTCCACCACCGGTGATAGGTCCCCATGGCATATCTTCCTTCGTAAGCAATAACGTGACGAGAGACCCCATCATGATGATGATCCCAAGATTCATTAACCAGAAATGCCACTTGGCTAGTAGACTGCTCTCCGCTCTTGGGAACAATAGATAGATGATGCCGGATACCGCCATAGATAGCCAACCAATGAGATTTACATGCGCATGAACTCCTGTAAGCACATAATCTTTCGCCATTGACATATACAGTCCTAAGCCCATTGATAAGATAAAGTACAGCACCCCAATCTTCAAAAAACGAATGCCCATGGAACGTACCAACCCCTTCCGATCAATATCACATCATCGATCAGGAAAGTATATTGGTGAGATTCCTATTTTAGAATAAGTTTTTGAGGAGGGTAGGTTATCGATTCGGCAGCGTATAGGTTGTCAAATATCCGGCATCGGAGAAGCGATAAAAGTCGTAGTAATAATGGACTTTCTCATCTTCCGTTTTGGAAGCCTTGTAGAACACTTGCCACACATACTGCTGTTCCCATATTCCCGGTACAATCGTAATAATGTCTGCACCAGGCGATCGACTTAATACTTTGGCCTGTATCGCTTCCTTCGTCGATCCTTGCTTCAGCGGTTCCTTATGCACGGATGTTCCCTCTTGATTCACCCATACCACGACATTCTGATCTAGTTCGTCGATGCCATTCACGATGTAATAGACATCTTCCCATACGGATTTCTGCACACCGTTCACTTTCTTAAGCGCCGATTGCTCTTGTGCGGCCCGTGAAGCTCGATCTTCTGCAATCCACTCACCGCTCTGTACATTCCGATAATACAAATGCAGGCCGAGCATAATCAGTACTATGACCGATAAGATAATAACGATCCATCTTCTCTGCATCTCTAACTCCCTTAACGCGCCAGCAATCCATCGAAGCAAGCCTGTGCTTCACGCATAATTTTTTCTTCGTCGAGGGTTAGACATTCCCGATTCTTCACAACCTGCTTCCCATCTACCCATACATGCCAGACATCTTGCGCAGCACCCGAATAGATGACATGTGATATGAGATCTGTATGCGGTTTATAGTGAGGCTGATCGATATTGACTGCGATGAAATCGGCCTTCATTCCTTCACGTAACACACCCGTTACATGTTCTAATCCGATCGATTTCGCTCCATAGACTGTGCCAAGACGAAGAGCTTCTAATGCAGGTACGGCCGTCGGATCACCCGATACTCCTTTATGGATCAATGCAGCGAGACGCATTTCTTCGAACATATCGAGATTGTTGTTGCTCGCTGCGCCATCTGTACCAAGCGATACGGTTACCCCTGCTTTTAACAAATCTGTTACTCTCGCGACCCCACTCGCAAGCTTTAGGTTGCTACCAGGGTTATGCGATACACTTACATTATACCGAGCAAGGGTCTCAATTTCCTCATCATTCAAATGTACGGCATGCGCAACAAGCGTCGGACGCGTAAACACGCCAAGCTTCTCCAAATGCGCTACAGGGCGAAGACCGTATTCGTTCACGTTCTGCTGGACTTCTGCAGCTGTCTCCGACATATGCGTGTGCATAGGCAGGTCGAGATCATGCGCAGCTTGAACGAACTTCTCAATAAAGGCTGGAGGACACGTATAAGGCGCATGCGGCGACATCATGGTCGTAATTCTGCCATCTGCTTTCCCATGCCAATCTTTCGCGAATCGAACAGCCTCTGCAAGCTTCGCCTGTTGAACATCCTCAGGACATAGACCGATCGCACCACGCATCAGAACCGCACGAATGCCGGACTCGTCCGTTACTTTTGCAACTTGATCCATATGATCATACATATCTAGGAATGTCGTCGTACCGCCCTTTAACATTTCAAGGACAGATAACGATGTGCCCCAATAGACATCCGTGGACGTGAATTTCCCTTCCATCGGCCACATTTTCTCTTGAAGCCATACTTGCAGTGCAAGATCATCCCCGTGACCGCGAAGAAGAGACATCGCTGCATGACCATGTGTATTCATTAATCCAGGCAAGAACAAGAGCCCCTTGCCATCCATGACCTCTGCATCCTCAGGGATGACCAAATCCGCCGGAAGCTGCTCACCTACATAACGAATGTGATCTCCTTCGATCACCATAACCCCATGTATAACCGGTTTATCTTCGTTCATCACGGCAAAATAGCCGTTCTTAATGATCCATAGATTCTTCTTCATCTTCGTCCATATCCTTCCCATTATGCAAGTAGTACGCCAAGCTCAATAAATCTGTTGTAAAATCAGCCGTATGCACGCGCACATGCTGAGGTACTTTTAAGATGACCGGCGCGAAATTCAGAATTGCCTCGACCCCTGCATTGACGAATGCATTGGCTACATTTTGTGCTTCGAGCGCTGGAACCGTAATAATACCGATCCGAACATTATGTTCACGAACCGTTGCTTCCAAATCTTCCATCGGCTGTACCACAATATTGTTGATTTTGGTTCCGATTTTTGGTTGATAAGCATCAAAGACAGCTACAATTTTCATATTATCCTTAAGATATGTATTGTAGTTGCTTAATGCTTGCCCGAGATTACCGGCCCCGACAAGAGCGACATTAATCTGCTGATTCAGCTTTAGAATCTGACGGATTTTCTGAATGAGATAGGCAACATCATAGCCGATCCCTTTACGGCCGAACTCACCAAAATACGCTAAATCTTTACGGATTTGAGCTGGATTCAAATCCAGCTTCAATCCAAGATCTTGCGAAGAGACGGTCAGCACTTCACGCTGCTGCAATTCACTTAAATAACGTAAATAAATGGGAAGACGACGTACAACTGCTTCAGATATTTTCATTGTTTTCATGGATGACTCCCCTCTCTTCCTCGTCCGACAGCCATTCTTGCATGCGAGGCACGATCTGATCCAGGCGCATATGTTCCATCTTCGGCCCGGGTAAAGAATATAAGAAATACTTGCCATAATAAGATTCGATGACGCGGGTGTCATAAATAATGACGATGCCTCGGTCTTGCGCGGTGCGCACCAGTCGGCCAAATCCTTGCTTGAACCGGATCACCGCTTGCGGAACCGATAATTTCATAAATGGATTCTTCTTCTCCTTCTGCAGCAGTTCCGCTTTCGCTTCAATGAGCGGATGATTCGGCGGCTGGAACGGAAGCCTCACAATGGCGAGACAGGTTAGTGCATCGCCTGGGATGTCGACTCCTTCCCAGAAGCTGCTCGTACCAAGAAGAACGGAGGCGGATTGATCTTGAAACCGCCGGGTGAGCTTGCTGCGATTCCCGCTGTCGATCCCTTGTCCAATAACTTGGATTTGATGTGGGCTCAGCAGCTCTTTTAATGGGTCATACACTTGCTTCATCATCCGATAAGAAGTGAATAGGACGAGCATTCTGCCTTGTGTGGCGACAGCTGCATCAGACAGCGACTTCACTAAAGTCTGAATGAAGTGGGCGTCCGGATTCGAGCCTTTGAGCATCGGGAAATCCCGTGGGATGACGACTAACGCCTGCTTCCGATACTGGAATGGCGATGGAAGCACCATGCTCTGAAGTCGCCCTTGATCCTGCGCTTCCTGTAGACCTAACTGCTCAATCATATACTGAAACGATTTATCAACAGATAACGTCGCTGACGTGAGCACGATGCTCTTCTTGCTATCGAAGAAGTATTCCTTCAGCTGTGCGCTCACATCCGCTGGAACGGCGAATAATTGCAAGGATTTGCTGCGGAAATGACCGCTCGCTTCCATCCAGAATACAACATTGGGTTCCTTCATTTTCATGAAATAACGAATATCATCGCGAGCACGTGCCAAATCCTTCACGGTACCAGATAGGTCCGTCACAGCCGCTTGAATGCCGTAATCTTCTTGCACATCACGAAGATCTTGGAGCAATCGTTCTGATTTGCGGACAATTTCATTCAAGAGGGCATTCAGCTGGTCTTCCAGCATGGAGGCCGTATCCCAATCATTTGGCATTTTCTCCGTCTGCAGACGATAGACATATTGTCCCTGCTCTTGGTTCGCATCGCTTGTTCGCTGTGGCATCATACTGAACAGGATTTCCGTTAGTTTGTCCCACATCTCCTTCGCATCGACAAGCTGTGAGTATGAATCCTCGATGATCTCACAAGCCATCTGCGCTTTTTCGTCGGGAATGACATGAAGCCGATTCCGAAGCGTTGGCAATTGGCCATTCTTACTATCCTTAAGCAGACGCAGCAGAATATGAACAAGCCCGAAATACTTCACGTGCAGACCGAGATGTTTCCCGGCAACTTCCTCTAGATGATGCGCCTCATCGATAACCAGATGATCATAGGCAGGCAAGAATCGATGATCTACCTTAATATCTGTGAACAATAAGGAGTGGTTCGTAATAATCACGTCAGCAATATTCGCCTCGTGCCTAGCACGATGATAGAAGCATTTGCGGAACCAAGGGCATGCCCGGTTCAGACAGGAATCGGTGTCGCTTGCGACCGTATCCCAGAAGTCAGCGCCTTTATTGCCGAAGTGAAGCTCTTCATTATCCCCATGCTCCGTCTCCGCGAGCCAGACCAGCATCTGTGCTGCTGTAATAATATCTTCCTTAGGCGTGACGAAGTCCTTCGTATTTATTTTATGTTCAAATTTGCGCAAGCACAAATAATGACTGCGCCCCTTTAACACCGATACTTTAAAATCAACCGGCAGTATCGTCTTCAAAAGCGGCACATCCCGCTGTCTGATCTGCTCTTGCAGATTGATTGTATGTGTGCTGACGACGACTTTGTTCTCATTTTTGACACTGTAGTAAATCGATGGAATGAGATATCCTAAGGATTTACCCGTTCCTGTACCCGCTTCCAACAGAAGATGATGGTCATCCTCCAGCGCCGAATTTACTTCATGGAACATAATATTCTGCGCTTCACGCTGTTCGAATTGAGGAAGGAATTGTCGCAGACGATCAATCGAATCTGTACAGAACTGTTCAAAGGTCTGCCCTTCGAGTGGATTGGATAGCATCTCTTCCCGTGGTGGCGGAATTTCCGTCCAGTCTTCAATTTGAAGTGCGAACTGACGGAATGCACGTCCACTATCATCGGTAATCACCGGTCGCATCTCACGATCTGCCAGCAGTTCATGCATGAACCAGTTCAGATCGCTGTCATCCTGCGCGAACAGGTCTGCCAATCGTTGAACCGCAAGGAGCGGCAAATCATCCAGCTTCGCTAGACACTTGAGCAGTACATGTGCTGTGGCTAGTGCATCGCTATCCGCTTGATGCGGACGTTCATGCGGAATATCGAACCACGAGGTCACTGCACCTAGTTGATACGTCGTTAATGCCGGGAAACAAATCCGCAAGAAGTCGATCGTATCCAAGATGCGTCCTGTGAATGGCAAATACCCCGTCTGATCAAGTGCCTGCTGCAAGAAGTTAAAGTCGAATGCAACGTGATGCGCAACGAGCACAACATCACCGAGAAGAGGTACCATCTCCATCATCACATCGTCCAACGTTGGTGCATCAGCCACATCATCATTTGATATCCCGGTTAATTGGGTTATAAAAGGAGGGATATTCGTGCTTGGTTTCACAAGTGAAGTGAAAATGCGATCTATGGATAAATCATGATCTATAATAACAAGCCCAACCTGAATGATTTCATCGGTGGGCTGGTTTCCTGTTGTCTCAAAATCGAGAACTGCGAATTTCATCGTAATAAGGTCCCTTCGTTCCAATGATCTCTTAAGCATAACAGATCACCCGGAATTTTGGAATTAGCTATTAACTACAGGTGCAAAATGTCAGTTGTTCATCCATAATTTTCAAAGACTACATAAAGGAAGTTAATTCGCTGCCATACTGATAAGCACCTTCATACTCTGTGCTCTCGCATAGCTTCAAATTGGTGAGCGGTTCTTGAAATGTAGGATCCGCTTGGTGGGCAAATTGGAAATATTCTTGCGCCTTCTCGATATTCTGATTCTGCGCTTGAATACAGCCTAGAGCATTGTAAGAGATAGCCTTCAGCTTCTTGCTCTCGGTAAGGGGAATAATAAATTGAAAATGTCGATAAG
Proteins encoded:
- a CDS encoding redox-sensing transcriptional repressor Rex codes for the protein MKTMKISEAVVRRLPIYLRYLSELQQREVLTVSSQDLGLKLDLNPAQIRKDLAYFGEFGRKGIGYDVAYLIQKIRQILKLNQQINVALVGAGNLGQALSNYNTYLKDNMKIVAVFDAYQPKIGTKINNIVVQPMEDLEATVREHNVRIGIITVPALEAQNVANAFVNAGVEAILNFAPVILKVPQHVRVHTADFTTDLLSLAYYLHNGKDMDEDEEESMDH
- a CDS encoding cbb3-type cytochrome c oxidase subunit I translates to MGIRFLKIGVLYFILSMGLGLYMSMAKDYVLTGVHAHVNLIGWLSMAVSGIIYLLFPRAESSLLAKWHFWLMNLGIIIMMGSLVTLLLTKEDMPWGPITGGGGVLIILSAICLLINIFKHANTNETRTLRKSK
- a CDS encoding amidohydrolase — its product is MKKNLWIIKNGYFAVMNEDKPVIHGVMVIEGDHIRYVGEQLPADLVIPEDAEVMDGKGLLFLPGLMNTHGHAAMSLLRGHGDDLALQVWLQEKMWPMEGKFTSTDVYWGTSLSVLEMLKGGTTTFLDMYDHMDQVAKVTDESGIRAVLMRGAIGLCPEDVQQAKLAEAVRFAKDWHGKADGRITTMMSPHAPYTCPPAFIEKFVQAAHDLDLPMHTHMSETAAEVQQNVNEYGLRPVAHLEKLGVFTRPTLVAHAVHLNDEEIETLARYNVSVSHNPGSNLKLASGVARVTDLLKAGVTVSLGTDGAASNNNLDMFEEMRLAALIHKGVSGDPTAVPALEALRLGTVYGAKSIGLEHVTGVLREGMKADFIAVNIDQPHYKPHTDLISHVIYSGAAQDVWHVWVDGKQVVKNRECLTLDEEKIMREAQACFDGLLAR
- a CDS encoding cell wall elongation regulator TseB-like domain-containing protein, which encodes MQRRWIVIILSVIVLIMLGLHLYYRNVQSGEWIAEDRASRAAQEQSALKKVNGVQKSVWEDVYYIVNGIDELDQNVVVWVNQEGTSVHKEPLKQGSTKEAIQAKVLSRSPGADIITIVPGIWEQQYVWQVFYKASKTEDEKVHYYYDFYRFSDAGYLTTYTLPNR
- the dinG gene encoding ATP-dependent DNA helicase DinG — translated: MKFAVLDFETTGNQPTDEIIQVGLVIIDHDLSIDRIFTSLVKPSTNIPPFITQLTGISNDDVADAPTLDDVMMEMVPLLGDVVLVAHHVAFDFNFLQQALDQTGYLPFTGRILDTIDFLRICFPALTTYQLGAVTSWFDIPHERPHQADSDALATAHVLLKCLAKLDDLPLLAVQRLADLFAQDDSDLNWFMHELLADREMRPVITDDSGRAFRQFALQIEDWTEIPPPREEMLSNPLEGQTFEQFCTDSIDRLRQFLPQFEQREAQNIMFHEVNSALEDDHHLLLEAGTGTGKSLGYLIPSIYYSVKNENKVVVSTHTINLQEQIRQRDVPLLKTILPVDFKVSVLKGRSHYLCLRKFEHKINTKDFVTPKEDIITAAQMLVWLAETEHGDNEELHFGNKGADFWDTVASDTDSCLNRACPWFRKCFYHRARHEANIADVIITNHSLLFTDIKVDHRFLPAYDHLVIDEAHHLEEVAGKHLGLHVKYFGLVHILLRLLKDSKNGQLPTLRNRLHVIPDEKAQMACEIIEDSYSQLVDAKEMWDKLTEILFSMMPQRTSDANQEQGQYVYRLQTEKMPNDWDTASMLEDQLNALLNEIVRKSERLLQDLRDVQEDYGIQAAVTDLSGTVKDLARARDDIRYFMKMKEPNVVFWMEASGHFRSKSLQLFAVPADVSAQLKEYFFDSKKSIVLTSATLSVDKSFQYMIEQLGLQEAQDQGRLQSMVLPSPFQYRKQALVVIPRDFPMLKGSNPDAHFIQTLVKSLSDAAVATQGRMLVLFTSYRMMKQVYDPLKELLSPHQIQVIGQGIDSGNRSKLTRRFQDQSASVLLGTSSFWEGVDIPGDALTCLAIVRLPFQPPNHPLIEAKAELLQKEKKNPFMKLSVPQAVIRFKQGFGRLVRTAQDRGIVIIYDTRVIESYYGKYFLYSLPGPKMEHMRLDQIVPRMQEWLSDEEERGVIHENNENI